From one Triticum urartu cultivar G1812 chromosome 3, Tu2.1, whole genome shotgun sequence genomic stretch:
- the LOC125547658 gene encoding expansin-A24-like, producing MARARVVAVVLLAVGSLLLSAAADTATAPSPQPFVWQKAHATFYGGADASDTMGGACGYGNLFAEGYGTRTAALSTVLFNDGAACGQCYKIACDRKRADPLFCKPGVTVTVTATNFCPPNDALPNDNGGWCNTPRPHFDMAQPAWEKIGVYKGGIIPVMYQRVPCVKRGGVRFRINGHDYFNLVLVSNVAAAGSIKSMDVKSSDSEDWMPMARNWGANWHSLANLTGKMLSFRLTNTDGHTLVFNNVVPKGWTFGQSFVSKLQF from the exons ATGGCTCGAGCTCGAGTTGTTGCAGTGGTGCTGCTGGCGGTCGGCAGTTTGCTGCTGTCTGCGGCTGCGGACACCGCAACTGCGCCATCCCCGCAACCGTTCGTCTGGCAGAAGGCGCATGCAACGTTCTATGGTGGTGCTGATGCCTCTGACACAATGG GTGGCGCATGCGGGTACGGCAACCTCTTCGCTGAAGGTTACGGGACGCGTACGGCGGCTCTGAGCACCGTGTTGTTCAATGACGGCGCCGCGTGCGGGCAGTGCTACAAGATAGCATGCGACCGCAAGCGCGCGGACCCATTGTTTTGCAAGCCCGGTGTGACGGTCACCGTCACGGCCACGAACTTTTGCCCGCCCAACGATGCCCTCCCCAATGACAACGGCGGCTGGTGCAACACGCCAAGGCCGCACTTCGACATGGCCCAGCCGGCCTGGGAGAAGATTGGTGTTTATAAAGGTGGCATCATCCCCGTCATGTACCAAAG AGTTCCGTGCGTGAAGCGGGGTGGTGTGAGGTTCAGAATCAATGGTCACGATTACTTCAATCTTGTGCTTGTGAGCAATGTTGCTGCAGCAGGCTCGATCAAATCCATGGATGTCAAGAGCTCTGACTCTGAAGACTGGATGCCAATGGCACGCAATTGGGGTGCTAACTGGCACTCGCTGGCGAACCTCACCGGAAAGATGCTCTCCTTCAGACTAACCAACACAGATGGACATACGCTTGTGTTCAATAACGTTGTGCCAAAGGGATGGACCTTTGGGCAATCATTTGTTAGCAAATTGCAATTCTAG